The following coding sequences lie in one Spinacia oleracea cultivar Varoflay chromosome 1, BTI_SOV_V1, whole genome shotgun sequence genomic window:
- the LOC130465628 gene encoding spore wall protein 2-like — MEFVLKAMDALETGEGNGQGEKRESEIKMETEDQGEVSLSQRNGRESEDEDEMKTIMKKWTNKEMDIREGKGMGEGEKRDSEIEMKTKDQGEASRLSQRNVGEFKAPEKMETLIEAIDALEAIEGKGKGEEREPETERETEDQGEASSSHLSQINVAESEEEIENIFKAMEALKTGGGNGKEEEEEREPETEMEIEMDALETREGNENGEEREPGTEMEEEDQGEVSSSHLSQRNVGESEYEEELKKKLRQTGDSYAPRLDGLETREGNGEEREPGTEMEPEDQGEANSRRLSQRNMAESEEEIENMFKPMEALKTGGGNGEGEERESEIKMEMEMDALETREGNGTGEEREPGTEMEAEDQGEASSSHLSQRNVGESEYEEEMEKKKLRQWMHWKLEKEMERRENREPKWNQRIKVREGNGEGEKRESEIKTEREDQGEASSNHLSQRNAGDVEEEDEMEFVLKAMDALETGEGNGEGEERESEIKMETDDQGEASLS, encoded by the exons ATGGAATTTGTTTTGAAGGCAATGGATGCACTGGAAACTGGAGAAGGAAATGGACAGGGAGAGAAAAGAGAATCGGAAATCAAAATGGAAACAGAGGATCAAGGTGAGGTCAGTTTGAGTCAAAGAAATGGGAGAGAGTCCGAAGATGAAGACGAAATGAAAACGATAATGAAGAAATGGACCAACAAG GAAATGGATATCAGAGAAGGAAAGGGAATGGGGGAGGGAGAGAAAAGAGATTCGGAAATCGAAATGAAAACAAAGGATCAAGGTGAGGCAAGTCGTTTGAGTCAAAGAAATGTGGGAGAGTTCAAAGCCCCAGAAAAAATGGAAACTTTAATTGAGGCAATAGATGCACTGGAAGCTATAgaaggaaagggaaagggagaGGAAAGAGAACCGGAAACCGAAAGGGAAACAGAGGATCAAGGTGAGGCCAGTTCAAGTCATTTGAGTCAAATAAATGTGGCAGAGTCCGAAGAAGAAATAGAAAATATCTTTAAGGCAATGGAAGCGCTGAAAACTGGAGGAGGAAATGGaaaggaagaggaagaggaaagAGAACCGGAAACCGAAATGGAAATTGAAATGGATGCACTGGAAACTAGAGAAGGAAATGAAaatggagaggagagagaaccgGGAACTGAAATGGAAGAAGAGGATCAAGGTGAGGTCAGTTCAAGTCATTTGAGTCAAAGAAATGTGGGAGAGTCCGAATATGAAGaagaattgaaaaaaaaattaaggcaaACTGGAGATTCGTACGCACCTCGATTGGACGGCCTGGAAACTAGAGAAGGAaatggagaggagagagaaccgGGAACCGAAATGGAACCAGAGGATCAAGGTGAGGCCAATTCAAGACGTTTGAGTCAAAGAAATATGGCAGAGTCCGAAGAAGAAATAGAAAATATGTTTAAGCCAATGGAAGCACTGAAAACTGGAGGAGGAAATGGAGAGGGGGAGGAAAGAGAATCGGAAAtcaaaatggaaatggaaatggatGCACTGGAAACTAGAGAAGGAAATGGAactggagaggagagagaaccgGGAACCGAAATGGAAGCAGAGGATCAAGGTGAGGCCAGTTCAAGTCATTTGAGTCAAAGAAATGTGGGAGAGTCCGAATATGAAGaagaaatggaaaaaaaaaaattaaggcaaTGGATGCACTGGAAACTAGAGAAAGAAATGGAGAGGAGAGAAAACCGGGAACCGAAATGGAACCAGAGGATCAAGGTGAG AGAAGGAAATGGAGAGGGAGAGAAAAGAGAATCGGAAATCAAAACGGAAAGAGAGGATCAAGGTGAGGCCAGTTCAAATCATTTGAGTCAAAGAAATGCAGGAGATgtcgaagaagaagatgaaatgGAATTTGTTTTGAAGGCAATGGATGCACTGGAAACTGGAGAAGGAAATGGAGAGGGAGAGGAAAGAGAATCGGAAATCAAAATGGAAACAGATGATCAAGGTGAGGCCAGTTTGAGTTAA